The following coding sequences lie in one uncultured Methanobrevibacter sp. genomic window:
- a CDS encoding adenosylcobinamide amidohydrolase, producing the protein MYSNRLIFKTSLDDEIFYLKDTILINFTLNRNGVSTSQLNSGTNGLYKSVFNQHLSQEKIDYLVDHDVCEYLINECNNLDIDSEFATGLVTLAEMKNVSIVTKAFKGTEVTAVVTAGVRTNATRAGDPSSYWEENGEFHFGTINIILLTNVCLDKSTLLEAFMTATEAKTVALNNLRIPSQYSNGFATGTGTDGLAIFSNTDSENKLTNAGKHSKLGELIAATIIEAIPKAISKQVWITKKSQSNALVRLNRFKLDINEFYKELDCDKFEFIKQLRIDARKQDNVAITTSILNLIDEYENGLIQKHEAYELALKIKEESNSNPIKKILEYWINYFIR; encoded by the coding sequence ATGTATTCAAACAGACTTATTTTTAAAACATCACTTGATGATGAAATATTTTACCTTAAAGATACCATTCTAATTAATTTTACCCTAAACCGTAATGGGGTTTCCACTTCACAATTGAACAGCGGAACAAACGGCCTGTACAAATCAGTTTTTAACCAGCATCTTTCACAGGAAAAGATTGATTATCTTGTCGACCATGATGTATGCGAATATCTAATCAATGAATGTAACAATCTAGACATTGATTCTGAATTTGCCACCGGCCTGGTCACTTTGGCGGAGATGAAAAATGTAAGCATTGTCACAAAAGCTTTCAAGGGTACTGAAGTCACTGCCGTTGTCACAGCAGGTGTCAGGACAAATGCCACAAGGGCAGGCGATCCCTCATCCTACTGGGAGGAAAACGGCGAGTTTCATTTCGGTACAATAAACATCATTTTACTCACTAATGTCTGTCTTGACAAATCAACATTGCTTGAGGCATTCATGACCGCTACCGAAGCCAAAACCGTTGCATTGAATAACTTAAGAATTCCTTCTCAGTATTCCAATGGATTTGCTACAGGCACCGGAACTGACGGATTGGCCATTTTTTCAAATACTGATTCTGAAAATAAGCTTACAAATGCCGGAAAACACTCAAAGTTGGGTGAGCTGATTGCCGCCACAATCATTGAAGCGATACCGAAAGCTATTTCAAAACAGGTTTGGATTACAAAAAAATCACAATCAAATGCTTTAGTCCGATTAAATAGGTTTAAATTAGATATTAATGAGTTTTATAAAGAGTTGGATTGTGACAAGTTTGAATTTATTAAGCAGTTAAGGATTGATGCACGCAAACAGGATAATGTCGCAATAACAACATCCATCCTGAATTTAATAGATGAATATGAAAACGGTTTGATTCAAAAGCATGAAGCTTATGAATTGGCCTTAAAAATAAAAGAAGAGAGTAATAGCAATCCAATAAAGAAAATATTGGAATATTGGATTAACTATTTCATTCGTTAG